The Aphanothece sacrum FPU1 genome window below encodes:
- a CDS encoding pentapeptide repeat-containing protein encodes MKRNILAALAIVTPLIIISPAIAGNPSDVQRLLTTGQCMGCDLSNEDLSYAHLIGADLRKANLEGANLTEANLEGADLTQANLKGANLTGAMVTNASLNDANLDEVNFSLAKLYDADVTGASMDNLNITNAQIYNTGIGIGGPE; translated from the coding sequence ATGAAACGTAATATTTTAGCAGCACTGGCCATTGTCACTCCTCTGATCATAATTAGTCCTGCGATCGCCGGAAACCCATCTGATGTACAACGGTTATTAACAACAGGACAATGTATGGGTTGTGATTTGTCCAATGAAGATTTAAGCTATGCTCATTTAATCGGGGCAGATTTGAGAAAAGCGAACCTAGAAGGGGCTAATCTCACCGAAGCGAACCTAGAAGGGGCAGACTTAACCCAGGCGAACCTCAAAGGGGCGAATTTAACAGGGGCCATGGTGACTAATGCGAGCCTAAATGATGCTAACCTCGATGAAGTGAACTTTAGTCTCGCTAAACTGTATGATGCCGATGTGACAGGGGCATCCATGGACAATTTGAATATCACCAATGCTCAAATTTATAATACAGGCATTGGCATCGGTGGCCCAGAATAG